AGCCCGGCAGCACCGCACCCGCCACCCCCGCGACCGGCACCGCCAGCGCCGGGTTCTTCGGCAGGGCGCGGGCGAAGAACGCCGGCGGCACGAACACCGCGATCGCCGCGGACAGCAGTACGCCGAGCACGAGGAACGGCAGCGCCTGCACGGTCACCGCCACGAAGACCGTCATCCAGCTCTGCATCACGGGGGCGGCCAGGGCGCCACGGATCGGGCCCTGGAGCAGCAGGACCAGGAGCAGGAGCATGGTGAGGAGGAGGGGCGAGTTCAGGTGCCGGGCTTCCTGATCCGTCTTCCCCGGCGGCTGCGCGTCCGCCGGAGGTGGCGTCGGGCCCGCCTCGGGCGGGGCTTCTTCGGTGATCGCCACGGGTGAGGTACCTCCGGTGGTGCGCGCGGGCGCGGGTTTCACGTGGAACACGTGGATTTCCCTCCCCTTGAGTACGGCGAGCAGGTCGCGGGTGTTCAGCGCGTTCCGGGTCACTCCGATCACTTCTGGAACCGCCCGTCTCATTGAGGCAGTCTTTTCCCTCGTGGCGAGCCTTCCGAATCAGAGTCAGCAGGGTCAGTCGGGGCACCAGAGTCGGCAGGGTGACACGGCCGCGCACATGGTGGTGTGCGGGGACGACGGGCTCGCGCACCGGCTGGCCGCCGAGTTGCGGGGTGTCTACGGGGAGCAGGTCACCCTCGTCGTACCGGCGGCCGAGCGGACCGTACGGCCGCCCGTGGTCGGGCGGGCCCGGGCCGCCTCGGCGGCGCTGCTCGACCGGGTGGTGAACGCCGCCGCCGGGCGGACCGGCGGGAGTGAACCCGTCGGTGGCGAACGGCTGGTGGAGGCCGCGGAGGCGACCGAGGCCGTGCTCGCCGACGCGGGCGTGGAGCGGGCCGCCGCGCTGGCGCTCGTGTACGACGACGACGAGACCAACATCCGTGCCGCGCTCACCGCCCGCCGGCTCAACCCGCGACTGCGGCTCGTACTGCGGCTGTACAACCGGCGGTTGGGCCAGCACATCGAGGAACTCCTCGATCAGGCCGCCGCGTTGGCCGCGGGAGGGGAGGGCGATGGCGGTGGCGGTGGCGGTGGCTTCGATGCCTCCACGACCGTGCTGTCGGACGCCGATACCGCCGCGCCGGCGCTGGTGGCCTCCGCTGTCGCCGGGACCAGCAAGGTCGTCCAGACGGACGGGTTGTTGCTGCGGGCGGTGGAGCGGGTGCCGGGGCAGGGGGGTGGGGCGGGGCTCGCCACATTGGCGCTTCTGTCCGGAACCGGTAATGGTGTCGCCGGGGAGCAGGGGCCCGAGTTGCTGCCGGACGCGGTCGCGGTGCGGGACGCGGTGGGGCGCGGGACCGTGGTGCTGGAGCAGGTGTCGTACGCGGGGCCGTCGTTGCCCTCGGGGCGGGGTGGGATCGTGCCGCCGTTCGCCTCGTTGTTCTCGCGGCGGTTGCGATGGTCGCTGGCCGGGCTGGTCGGGTGTGTCGCGGCGCTCGCCGTCGCCCTGTCCGTCGTGACGGGTGAGCATCCGCTGTTCGCGACGTACGAGACCCTGCTCGATCTCTTCGCCATCAACGATCCCGCGCTCGGGGCGCCGATCGGGCGGCAGATCCTGCAACTCCTCGCCGGGCTGGTGGGGTTGTTGCTGCTGCCGGTGCTGCTGGCCGCGGTGCTGGAGGCGCTGGGGACCTTCCGGTCCGCGTCGGCGCTGCGGAAACCTCCTCGGGGGCTGGGTGGGCATGTGGTGCTCCTCGGGCTCGGGAAGATCGGTACGCGGGTGCTGACCCGGTTGCGGGAGCTGGACATTCCCGTGGTGTGTGTCGAGGCGGGGGCCGAGGCGCGGGGGTTGGCCACGGCTCGGCGGTTGCGGGTGCCGGTGGTGCTCGGGGATGTGACGCAGGAGGGGGTGCTGGAGGCCGCGAAGATCCATCGGGCGCATGCGTTGCTGGCGGTGACCAGTTCCGATACGACGAATCTCGAGGCCGCGTTGTACGCGCGGTCCGTGCGGCCCGATCTGCGGGTGGTGCTGCGGCTGTACGACGACGACTTCGCGACGGCGGTGTACCGGACGTTGCGGGCCGCGCATCCGCGGGCGTCGACGCGGAGTCGGAGCGTTTCTCATCTGGCCGCGCCCGCGTTCGCCGGGGCGATGATGGGGCGGCAGATTCTGGGGGCGATTCCGGTGGAGCGGCGGGTGTTGTTGTTCGCCGCGCTGGAGGTGGGCGGGCATCCGCAGCTGGAGGGGCGGACTGTGGGCGAGGCGTTTCGGGCGGGGGCGTGGCGGGTGCTGGCGTTGGACACGGCACCCTCGGGACCCGGAGCGGAGCCGGCTGTGGAGGGGGCGTACGAGGAGGCGGCGGTGCCTTCGGGGCTGGTGTGGGATCTGCCGGACACGTATGTGCTGAAGGCCGCGGATCGGGTGGTGTTGGCGGCTACGCGGAGGGGGTTGGCGGAGTTGCTGGGGCGGCGGGTGCGGGACACTGCGTTGAGCTGAGGCGGCTGGGTGGGGCAGTCGGCGCGGGCTGGGCGAGGCAGTCGGGGCTGGGGCTGGGCGGGGGTGGGTTTCGCTTGCCCGCGCCGGCGGGGTGCCGCTGCGCCCACCCGTGCCGCCCCAGCGGCACGACTGCCCGCAGCTGGAGCGGGGCCGCGTGCCGCTGAGGCAGGGCGGGACGCGGCACGACTGCCCGCAGCTGGAGCGGGGCCGCGTGCGGCTGGGGCGGGGCGGGATGCGGCACGACTGCCCGCAGCTGGAGCGGGGCCGCGTGCCGCTGAGGCAGGGCGGGACGCGGCACGACTGCCCGCAGCTGGAGCGGGGCCGCGTGCCGCTGAGGCAGGGCGGGACGCGGCACGACTGCCCGCAGCTGGAGCGGGACGGCGTGCCGCTGGGGCAGGGCGGGATGCGGCACGACTGCCCGCAGCTGGAGCGGGGCCGCGTGCCGCTGGGGCAGGGCGGGATGCGGCACGACTGCCCGCAGCTGGGGCGGGACGGCGTGCGGCTGGGGCGGGGCGGGATGCGGCTGTCCCGCAGCAGTGGCCGCGTGGTTGCTGGTGGGGGTTAGGGCAGGTGTCGTTCTGCGAAGTCCAGTTCCAGTCTCACCTGCTTGATGCGCTCGTCCACCACCAGGGAGCCGTGGCCCGCGTCGTAGCGGTACACCTCGTGGGTCGCTCCCCTTGCCTCCAGCCGCTTCACGTAGTTGTCGATCTGGCGGATCGGGCAGCGGGGGTCGTTGACGCCGGCCGAGATGTAGACCGGGGACTTGACCTGGTCGACGTAGGTGAGGGGGGACGAGGCCTCGAAGCGGTCCGGGACTTCGTCCGGGGTGCCGCCCAGGAGCGTGCGGTCCATGGCCTTCAGGGCTTCCATCTCGTCGTGGTACGCCGTGACGTAGTCGGCGACCGGGACCGCGGCGATGCCGAGGGTCCAGGCCTCGGGCTGGGTGCCGAGGCCGAGGAGGGTGAGGTAGCCGCCCCAGGAACCGCCGGTGAGGATGAGACGGGTGGGGTCGGCGAGGCCGGATGTCACCGCCCATTCCCTGACCGCCGCGATGTCCTCCAGCTCGATGAGGCCCACCCGGTGCTTCAGGGCGTCGGTCCAGGCGCGGCCGTAGCCGGTCGAGCCGCGGTAGTTGACGCGGACCACCGCGTACCCGTGGTCCACCCATGCCGCCGGGCCCGCCGCGAAGGCGTCGCTGTCGTGCCAGGTCGGGCCGCCGTGGATGTCGAAGACCGTGGGGAGCGGGCCGGTCGCGCCCGCCGGCTTCTGGACCAGGGCGTGGATACGGCCGCCGGGGCCCTCCACCCACACGTCCTCCACCGGCACCGAGCCGGGGGACTTCATGCCGGGCGGGTCGAGGACGACCGCACCGGACGTGGAGCGGACCGTCGAGGGCTCCGCCGCCGAGGACCAGAGGTACTCCACGCTGCCGTCGGGGCGGGCCGTAGCCCCGGAGACCGAGCCCGCGGGCGTGGGGATCTTCACCAGCTCACGGCTCGCCAGGTCGTAGCGGAACAGTTCGCTGCGGGCCTCGAAACTGTGGGCGATGAGCAGGCCCGTGCCGTCCGGGTACCACTCCGCGCTGACGTCACCCGGCAGGTCGAGGGCCAGGTCCGTCTCCTCCCCCGACGCCACGTCCCACACCAGCGGCTCCCAACGCCCCCGGCGCTGATGCCCGATGAGCAGGCGGCTGTCCCCGTCGACCGGCGCGAAGCCGAGGACCTCCAGGCCCAGTTCCTCGGTGCCGCCCTTGGTGTCGTCCAGTTCGGCGACCGGCGTGCCGTCGAGGCGGACCACGCGCAGCGCCGAGTGCATCGCGTCGCCGTGCTCGGTGTGCTCCAGGGCGATCAGCGAGCCGTCGTGGGAGAGGTCGCCGACGCCCGCCGACTCGCGGTGGCGGTAGATCTCCACCGGGGTCTCGTCGGTGCGGGCGACATAGATCGTCGTACCGTCCTCGTCCGTCGAGCGGCCGACCACCGCCGTACGGCCGTCGCGGCCGAGAGCGAGGCCCGCGGGGTAGGAGGCGTCCAGGCCGGGCGCGGCCGGTTCGTCCGCGCCGCCCGTGAAGGGCTGGCGGCGCCAGACGCCGAACTCGTCGCCGTCCTTGTCGTCGAACCACCAGATCCACGCGCCGTCCGGGGTGAGCACGCCGTCCGTCGTGCCGTTCGGCCGGTCGGTGACCTGGCGCTGGGCGCCGGTGGCGCGGTCCCAGGCGTACAGCTCGTACGTCCCTGTCGCGTTCGACACGAACAGGGAGCGGTCCGGGGCGTCCTCCGCCCAGTCCGGCAGGGAGACCCGGGGCGCCCGGAACCGCTTCTCCCACTCCGGCATCGTCTGCTGCCGTTCGCTCTGTTCGCTCTGCTCGGGCGCCGCGGACCCGTTGCTCTCAGTCATGGGCCCATACTGCCCGCCCGCACAGACATATCGCTGGCGGGGTCCTCAGCCTGTGGATAACTTCGCGGTCATGCACGGTCCCCCACGCCCGGCCGGGGCGATTGTCAGTGGTCGGGTGCAGACTCGTCCGCATGACCGAACTGCGCAAGACAGTCGAGACCTTCTGGGCCAGTGCGGAGGCACGGGACTGGGAGACGTTCGCGGGGACGCTGGCCGCGGACGTGGTGTACACGCTGCCGCAGACGCGGGAGCGGATCAGCGGGCGGGAGCGGTACGTGCGGTTCAACCGGGAGTACCCGGCTGACTGGCATCTGCGGATCGAACGGATCGTCGCCGAGCCGGAGCAGGTGGTCACCTGGGCCCACTTCACGGTGGGGCTGGAGGAGATGTACGCCATCTCGTTCTTCACGGGGGACAGGGACGGGCGGATATCCGCTGTCACCGACTTCTGGCCGGAGCCGTACGAACCACCGGGCGGCCGGGATCACCTCACCGAGCGGT
This DNA window, taken from Streptomyces sp. NBC_00663, encodes the following:
- a CDS encoding S9 family peptidase: MTESNGSAAPEQSEQSERQQTMPEWEKRFRAPRVSLPDWAEDAPDRSLFVSNATGTYELYAWDRATGAQRQVTDRPNGTTDGVLTPDGAWIWWFDDKDGDEFGVWRRQPFTGGADEPAAPGLDASYPAGLALGRDGRTAVVGRSTDEDGTTIYVARTDETPVEIYRHRESAGVGDLSHDGSLIALEHTEHGDAMHSALRVVRLDGTPVAELDDTKGGTEELGLEVLGFAPVDGDSRLLIGHQRRGRWEPLVWDVASGEETDLALDLPGDVSAEWYPDGTGLLIAHSFEARSELFRYDLASRELVKIPTPAGSVSGATARPDGSVEYLWSSAAEPSTVRSTSGAVVLDPPGMKSPGSVPVEDVWVEGPGGRIHALVQKPAGATGPLPTVFDIHGGPTWHDSDAFAAGPAAWVDHGYAVVRVNYRGSTGYGRAWTDALKHRVGLIELEDIAAVREWAVTSGLADPTRLILTGGSWGGYLTLLGLGTQPEAWTLGIAAVPVADYVTAYHDEMEALKAMDRTLLGGTPDEVPDRFEASSPLTYVDQVKSPVYISAGVNDPRCPIRQIDNYVKRLEARGATHEVYRYDAGHGSLVVDERIKQVRLELDFAERHLP
- a CDS encoding nuclear transport factor 2 family protein encodes the protein MTELRKTVETFWASAEARDWETFAGTLAADVVYTLPQTRERISGRERYVRFNREYPADWHLRIERIVAEPEQVVTWAHFTVGLEEMYAISFFTGDRDGRISAVTDFWPEPYEPPGGRDHLTERY
- a CDS encoding NAD-binding protein — translated: MVVCGDDGLAHRLAAELRGVYGEQVTLVVPAAERTVRPPVVGRARAASAALLDRVVNAAAGRTGGSEPVGGERLVEAAEATEAVLADAGVERAAALALVYDDDETNIRAALTARRLNPRLRLVLRLYNRRLGQHIEELLDQAAALAAGGEGDGGGGGGGFDASTTVLSDADTAAPALVASAVAGTSKVVQTDGLLLRAVERVPGQGGGAGLATLALLSGTGNGVAGEQGPELLPDAVAVRDAVGRGTVVLEQVSYAGPSLPSGRGGIVPPFASLFSRRLRWSLAGLVGCVAALAVALSVVTGEHPLFATYETLLDLFAINDPALGAPIGRQILQLLAGLVGLLLLPVLLAAVLEALGTFRSASALRKPPRGLGGHVVLLGLGKIGTRVLTRLRELDIPVVCVEAGAEARGLATARRLRVPVVLGDVTQEGVLEAAKIHRAHALLAVTSSDTTNLEAALYARSVRPDLRVVLRLYDDDFATAVYRTLRAAHPRASTRSRSVSHLAAPAFAGAMMGRQILGAIPVERRVLLFAALEVGGHPQLEGRTVGEAFRAGAWRVLALDTAPSGPGAEPAVEGAYEEAAVPSGLVWDLPDTYVLKAADRVVLAATRRGLAELLGRRVRDTALS